From the Lathyrus oleraceus cultivar Zhongwan6 chromosome 3, CAAS_Psat_ZW6_1.0, whole genome shotgun sequence genome, the window ATTATCTTTTCCAACACCATACCATGTATGGCTATTTTTCTATCTTCATCCTTGATTTGTTTGGTGCCTACCGTAGGTTTTAGTCAACTTTTCACATTTTTGATTATGTGATACTTACAAAGCAATGCATACGATGTAGGAAACACCTTAGCAACTAAGCTCATCAGTGCGGTGTCATGATCAATGATAATTACATATGGCTTGTATTCTTGGTCCTTCAACATATTATTGCACATTTCCAAAGTCCGTGTAATATTGTCCTCTTTTTCAGATTCCAAAAATGCAAAAGCTATACTTGTTGGTCTTATATATTGAATCATTTATGAGCATAGTGGGAAATGTGTTGAACAACTTGATGAAATCAGGATAAGTCCAAAATATATATCGAACAATGACTTTATCCTCATAAATTATGTACTTAGAAACATAGTGGTCATCCTCTAAAAGGTTCAATAATTGTTGCATTTTCAGATCTTGGACCTCTTGTTGCATTGTTGTTTCAGGCATGCACATTGTATACTTGCTTTATATTTGAAACATTTTAAGGTGTTTTCTGTTTCAAAGTTGCAAGTATGTTTTTCGACGCCACCATGTTTAATGTCATGTCCGAAACAAGTTCCTTCTCCTCCTGAGTAAGGTGACACACAATGTGATGATCAACTAGCTTGTGACACAAGGCATGATTATGTATACCAGAAACCACATTAAATTTCCATGTATCATTCGCCTCACGGTATCCGCACAATTTAAATGGACACTTGCATTTTCTCGATCGAATGTCATCCCATTTCAACTTCCTAATCAGTAGTTGGTACGTGCCACTTCTTTTACATCTCATTGTTACAGATGCTTGTCTTCTATTAAAACCATTGTCTGATCTTCTGATTACAATGTCAAACCCCAATTTTCCGACCTCCATGCAGACCCATTGAAGCATATGTTCACGAACAATaaacttttatttatttataagtTATTCACGAACATCTACCTCGACAACAATCGGTCTAGCAGCCGGTTTAACACAATCTTTCACTTCATCCGGTTTTACATCCATTCTCATAGTAGCCTTGGAAAACATATTCGGGTGTACCATGTCTAATATGATCTTAACATAAAAATAGATTAAAAACTCAAAGTATTAGGAAAATTTAGATATGCATATTTGAAACTTAGTTTGGAGATGCATATCCGGACTCAATGTTCTTTTTTCTTCACAAAAATCAAGTTAATGCAAGGAATGAGGGATAAAATGAATGAACTTTACCTTAAGTTTCAGCTTTTTTTACTCACTTTGATGTGATAAAATACAAGAATGATGTTTTGGTGTTGAAAAGTTGATTGAGAATGGAAGAAATTCTTTTAAGGATTTTGAGAGTGAAGTTGAATTTGATCACGAGGAAGAAGAGCATACAAGGTGGTGCTTTATTCAATTTTTCGCTTGACATTTCTGATATGTATTTTCGAAAACATCACTTAATTGTTAAATAAACCAACTTAGTGAATAAAATATCATAAATGTGTACATGAGGATTTACAGAGATGTCTCCAAATTCACTCCAGAAAAATTACAAATATGCACTTTCAGAACAAATTTTGACAAAATGGGATGCTTAGCTGAATTACAAAGGTTGATGTGATTTTATGTGCATTCAAAAATGCATCATTAAACATCAatacaaatatttttaaattttcagAAATATAGGACGCACACTATAGAATAAGATGAGTATTCCCCAATTGTATTATTCATCAACCTATAATAAATTTGAGACAACAATTTATCCGCTAAGAAAAAGTTATGGATTGAATTAAATTTATTTATGACTATTACACCCAATTCAATTTAATCTGAATAAAGGTGGTCTAGTTTTAGAcatttttaatatatatttttttaaataatggTTAGACATTCATTTTTCAAATGAATAAATGAGAAGGTGTAGATTGAATTTCCATCACACAAATGAGATATCCTTCTCCTATCAAGTAGATAACTTTTCCTAATAAGGAGTAATAAAATACATAAAGCAATATTGAAATTAAAGTAAAGATCAGTTTTTACcattaaaaataataaattcCGTTAAGTTTTCAATTTCTTTAAATCAATATTTTTAGTTGTTTGAATTTATTTGGAAGTTAGTAtgtttcttttcttttttctaaaaataattttttaataaaatttataAAATCACATTTACATGCCAACACTTTAACTGACGTGTACTTGACAGCTGACGTGTATTTATTTTCGCGTCATAAAATTGATAAACAACCAATAGCAGAAAAATTGTAGCTAGTATTTCAAACCATGCTGCAAACTATGGATTCGTTTCATTTCGTAGATTTCTCACAGTTTCTCACCGTCAGCCATGGCCGATGATTCTGAATTCGCCGGTAAAGTTCCTCCGGTATGTACTCTTCTTAGATCTCATTATCTTTATCAATTCATCGTTTATTTCTTAGATCAACTATAATACATTCAATGCCGTTTAAATCTTTGATAGTTCGAATCATTGATGAATCTTTTTGATGTTTTACATTCCTGATAATGATGTTAAACTCGTACCGATTCTGATTGTGTGGATTCATTGAATATTAAATTAggatttattatttttttctgCTTGAGTTTTGATTTAGGTATATGTTCATATTCAGATTTAACGATTTAGTGATGCGTATCTGTTTGTTTAATTTTATTATTTGGCACTGTTTTTTGTTGTTGTAGGTTGAGATTTTGTTTTTTTATTCAATGCATTTATTGATATCTGTTTTATGCTGATGCTAATTTGTGATTTAAGTAGAGGTTGTTTTCAAGTTCAAACATCACATGCATGAATAGGATGGAATGGCTTTGATGATTTGAGTTTGTTCATGTCTATGAATTCAATTTTTCTTACCTTTCATTGGAGGCATAAATTCATTTTTGAGTTATGCTAATTTGATGTTGCATTTTTATTTCTTCAATTGGATGTTATCAAATGTCATAAAATTCTCTGAATGGCAGCTTGCAATCTGTTCAATCAATAATGCATATTCCATATTGATGCTACCTTTATGGACAATCTCAAATAAGTCCATTCATTTAATTGTTTTGTTGGGGAGAATTGTAGACTTACTAATggttttaatttttataattagTTTTTGGCTTAGTGCTATCTGATATGACCTTAATTAAGTgctttttgttgttgttgttgtttagaATGCTGGTTCTCAAGGGTTCAACCCAGGCTTAATAGTTCTACTTGTTGTTGGTGGGTTGCTATTGACATTCCTGATTGGAAACATTGTGCTCTACACTTATGCACAGAAGATCATTCCTCCTAGGAAAAAGAAGCCTGTCTCAAAGAAGAAGATCAAAAAGGAGAGACTGAGGCAAGGAGTCTCTGCACCTGGAGAGTAGAGGCAATGGACTCAAATGTTCTATAAATTGTGGATTACCCTGTACTTTTAAAAGACCGTGTGTTCTCTGGTATTTTAAGTTAATTTTCATGTTTCCATCATGTATGTTTTCATGTTTCCATCGTGTACGTTTTTGGAGAAAATTTAATATTAGTCAGTGCTTTAGCAACGTAGTTTGTGGTTTAAATCATAATTCTGCTTCCTTTCTGATTATACTTGCATTATGTTTGGATGACAAACAAACAATAGGGGAAATATAAAGGAGTGAAGAACATAAGAAGGAAATATTCCCCATTACTTTCCTTCAAAGATTTCTCTCATAATCAGAGGGGAATCTCAAAAAATAACAGTTTTGTTCCTTGATCAACCTTTCAAATAAGTAGACTTCTAATTTTAATCCATTTAGTCAAATAAGAAAGTGTGACAAGTTTAAAACTAAGTGTTTTATGTGGGAAACTGCATCGCGGTTGAAAAGATCATGGCACAATTAAGATTTTATTTATACATTGCAAAATAATTTAGCGTAGAGACCTATTTTGCATGCATCAGAGTCAATAATTATCGTGACCAATGATTTAATGATACAACACCACCCAGATTTTATCCCTTTAAATGAGGTCAACTATATAGATCAACTTCATATTTAAATTATTATGTTTGAAATCTTTTTTAATAACTTCTCTTATAAAGTCTTCCATTTTCTTTAACTATTTGACCTTCCATTTTCTTTAACTATTTGACCTCTCCATCATCTGATCAATGATATGTTTTGTTGATGGTTCATTAAAAATCATTTGATCAATGATATGTTTTGTTGATGGTTCATTAAAAATCATCTGATCAATAATATGTTTCGTTGATGGTTCATCATCTGATCAATGATATGTTTCGTTAATGGTTCATTAAAAATTGTTGCAGCTAGAGATGAGACAATTTCAACAAGAAAATTAGTTAAGAAAGCTTTTATGGTCAACTCTATTCATGTCATATATATGACATTGGTTGTCACATGTCACCAAGCAAACTCAATTATTAAGATAAATGGCTCATTATTAACTTAATAAATTACAATGATTAATTATGGTAATAATGTcttatttaaatatttattgtATCTTACCTGATAAATATAAGTTCCAATAAAATATTGGATCATGcagatttttcttttattatataaaaaatattagaTGATATTAactatttttttatatttaaaacATAATATGCATTCACTGAATTACAGGCTACAACCACTCATAACCATACAGGAACCATGCCCTCAATAATACATATAAATTCATATTGCAACAAAATACATATATACTACAGAATAGTAGAGGATACAAACTGAAAATATAATGGTGCTGTATGTTCTTTATTTATACCAAACTCAAACAAACAACCATGATACTCTTCAGCAAAATCTGGAGAAAAGGGAGGCAGCAGTTCGACGTGTCAAATCATATCAAAGCAACAGTAATAGCATACACCAGAATAGCACTTCCAAGATGAGGAAGAATGTTTTTCACGCCCCACGACCCATTGCCTGCTCTGCAGGTGGGATCATAACCAATACTTGTTGCGCATTGAAGCCAGGATGAGGCACTCTACGGCGGAGCTCACGACCTTCTTGACAAAGAGCACAGGCATGACAAAAGAAATGGGTTGCAAAGTCACATGCCAATTCGCACTGTTCACGCTGCGCCTCATCTTCCAAAAAGCTTCCGCAGCACCCACATGACCTATTAAGTGCCTCACAGCTTCCCTGATTTCCAAGGACCACAAAAGTTAATACAATAATTGATCATTCTTCTCATAATATGATAACATAGGAATGTGATTTCTGTGCTTGAGACAATGGTAGAGAGAAAGAGGGAGTGAGAGTGATCAGAGAAAGGGGAGGGAGTAGGAGGGGGAAGAGGTGGAAACAGAAAGGAAAAATTGACTTCTACTAACCTGGAATTTAATTATATATCATTTTCATCTATGAAGAAAGGGAATATATACAAGGTACTTGGAGACACTAAATTTTAAGCAAATACAAAGTTGATGCCAAATTCACTTGAATATAACCTGAATAAAACTTCAAGCATGCCGACTGACTGACCAATCAACTCACTACAAAATCTAGATAAAATAATATCCCAACAGTAGGACTATAGTCATGGTAGTCCACAAAAGATACATACAAAATCATCTTCAAGACTACTGAAGAAGATTACTCTCAATACAGAACACAAACTAAAACGACTCAGTACAAGAACACAATAAAAAAACTCAGTACAAGTTCACCACCCGTGACATATCCATTGTATTAGAACCACTCAGACAAGGTTTACAACATACTTCATGACAAATTAACACATGGAAAAATTCGGGATTCATTTTGTAAAACAGTAATGCATATGGAAAGATTTGGATTATGATttaaaaagagaacaaaaacGAAAGGGAATTCAAATGTTCCAGCTAAACGGAGTCGAAGACCTAATTTGCACGTTGGATAGTGTCTAGTTGCAGTATACAGGGTGTCTGCTGCTAGTAGCGTCAATGCTTTATTGTAAATAATGTAAGAGGTTTAAAGTAAAGAAGAGGTTGATCCATTTAAATGAAGTCGGGAAAACAAAAATATTCTTGGGGATAGGAATGTCATATTATCACATTAAAACATTTTGATAGGAAATGGACCAGATCAAACACAAAAGTACATGTGCTATAATATTTCTCTATAACAATGGATATCAGTGTGATAGCAACAGCCATATAGATGGATTGCAATGAATTACTACAAGACTAATTGAAGGGAAAAATGTTTAGTAGCATAGGGTATTCTAAAGGCCTTGATCTCTCTTGTCTACTCCTTAGTGACCGCTTACATACCTCCCCTCTGTACTCTAACTTATCTCTTTTTGTATCTCCTTGTAGCTTATACAAGTTATAACAGAATTTCACTCAATTTACCGCTGAGGTTTTGACAGTTGGTTCGGCGGTCATGAAATGACAATACCATGCCCACTCAGTAAGGATGTTCAAAAACCATTTTGAACTGAACCGCACTGCACTTCATATAAAATAACCAGACATATGACCACAGTTTATGAACCGAACCATTCGTTTGACCACAGTTTATGAACCTCAActttattttaataaaattagGTGAACGGTAAAAATACAAACCACAGTGCCTCCAATCTCTCTCGTGCTCTCAAGTCTCCGTTTCTAACCTCATGAACCATAAATCACAAACCCCGAACTCAAATATCATCTTCCCCTTTTTCATGAACCATAAATTACAATCCCGAACTCAAATATCATCTTCCCCTTTTTCATGAACCATAGATTCGCAAAACTTTCATTCTTGGTTGCATCTAGATCTTTTGTTCCTATTATATTTGCTAGGCTTCTCAATCTCATCGAGCACTAGAATTACCTTTCTCTATCTTTGTTAAAGAACAATGCCCTTCCAGTTTCAGCAATGGCTATTTTCCAGCTTCAGTGTTCCATTTTCATTAACAGCTCACATATTTGAAAAAGCATCATGCTTTGTAATATTTTGTAGTTGTTATTTTTTGATGATGGCTTAATATTCTCGTGAACTCACAGTATATGCGTGTAAATCAGAACAAAATAAAATTAGGAACTAGAACCAGTAGTGCTCGGTTTGAGCTAACTAGTTTACACATTGGTTCATTCGGTTCGGTCATCATACTTGGAACTAAAGTTTGACCACCCCCACCACTCAGGGCTTCTGATCACCTACAATTCTGCCTCACATCCCCCTCACAAATCACAATAGGAGGTTGTTTCCGGGTTCAATAGATAAGACCCCTTATAATATATTTGTGTGTATATTCTAGAGTTGATACTGTGTTTCATCAATTAACAGTATCATTTCTGTATCATTTCCATATCCATACCAGTTTCAATCAGAGGTTTCATGACATATCATCACTGCATAATAATAGGCAAAGAATAAAACAGTAACTAACCTCCAAATTGAACCTGCGACGAATTGCAGTTCGGCTAGGATATGAAAACCACGGCGCAAGACAATTCCAACCACAGCAGGAATTCCCAATTACATAGAGGCCAGAATAATGCAAACAATGATTGGCAAATGTCCCGGAATTATTCGACCCAAGTCTCTCAACATTGCTTCCATACAGCACACAAGGAGCCACACTCCCAAGAAGACCTAGCATGTATTGATTTCAAGCAAAAGAAAAGTGTATAAATAAATATCTTAGGAATCCATATGGAAGCTAGATCCAATATCCACAAACAATTTTTCTTCATAAACTTAATAAAATCGTTTGATTTAGGGTTAGTCAGATGAACAAAACGTAAATTGAATTAAAAACGAAAATCGAATCGGGAAGCCCAACGGTGAATGAATGACATGAATTGAAAAAACCTAAAAAAGATTCCGAGAAAGAGACTTACAAACTTCGAGATCGCTGCTGCAAAAGTGATCGCTTTGACCGAGACAAGCGCAGACGCTGGAATTCCAAGGAGAGCGGGGAATAGGCTGGCCCATTACGCTTCCATGGGCGATGGGAACACCATCAGCGGTCCATAGATGGAAAAGTTCCTCCTGTGTTGGTTGTTCAGCTGCTTTAGGTGGTTGTTGTTGGTGGTGATGGTGGTGGTGGAGAAGAGGATTTGCCTCCTCGTCGTGATTGAGTTTCTTGTTATCATCAGCcattgatgatgatgatgatgatgatggatTGATTCAGAGAAGAACAGAAATATAATTGATGTGAATTTGAGAATTGAGAAGAGATGTCGGTGGAGGCCAAAATCCCTCCGCGTTGGTCTTCTCTTCTATGCAATGTAATGCTGTTTATGACGGAAAATGCAATGTAATGTTAATTAATTACTATTTCTGTTTGATCCTGTTtacataaaaaaaataaagaaataaaaaattaaatacaGTTTTGGTCCCAGGCTTTCAATTGTTTGATTTTGGCTTTTAAATTTCAATTGTTTGATTTTAATCCCCAATTTCTAGTCTTTTGTATTTGATAGTCTCTAATATTactttaaaaaaattataaaataaaataaattagtaatGATTTTTATAATGTTTAAGAAGGTGATGTGGGATAGgataaatttgagggtatgatCGGGACCGGAGCCATAAATTTTAAGTTGTGGAGCATCATATATTAATATGAATACGTAACATATGATATATTTATCATTTATTTTTTAAAAGCAGAAATATTATCGTATTTAATTTTTATGAGATATTTTTCGATAAAATGTTTAAtaattttcttaatttttttatttgtataattttttttattttattatcaaCAAAAATATTTATCTATTTATATCTACATATAAGTAATTAATGATGGGTAGTTGTTTGCAATCTTTTGTGATGATATTTTTGtgttaaaattaaaatatataaaacaatttttaattttaataaaaatattgtgaaaaattgttttaaaattaAACACAAAATAAATTTGATTATATTTTAACTGAATATATgttagttttaaaataaatatttaaaatcAAAAACTCACAAACATCTTAAAGAGGACCATAAATAACATTATATCCCTAGTAAAAATATCTTTCAATTAATTAGTAAACTATACTATTTTAgacaaatattttttattaattactaaataaatatatgaggatgatattttatattttaaaaatataatgGGGGCACATGCCCCCATTTCCACCCACTTGCCTCCGTCTCTGATGAATATATGATGTGAAATACAAGTATAATTATGTGAATTATTGCTCATGATTGTctatgattgatgagatgagtagTTCGGAGTGAGAACTACAGATGATACATTGAATGCATGATTGTTTACAGTCTGATGTTAAACTTTAATAATTGTTGTGTTGTTATCGTTGTATTTTTGTATGCCATACAtcatatgttgttgttgttgttgttgttgttctgAAAGAGACGAGTCACAAGTTCAAATGTTGGGACTTGTGATTTGTCTCAAGCTCGGATGTTGGGACTTGGAGCTCAGATGTTGGGGCTCAGGGTTCAGATATTGGGACCCTGTTCGTATGAAGAATCATTGTTGAGTTTGTATTATAACGCCCTGACTTAATTAgagttttatttatttatttggatataattgattaatttatttaaataattattttatgtGATTCATGATGTGTTTGGACGGTGTCGACATTTGTGGTTAATTGTGCTTAATTAATTAGTTTTTATAgaattttattaattaaattaatagaAATTAAGATAATAGTAAAGGTTGGGGTAAAAAGTGAAAACAATAGAAAATGAGGTGGTTAGTAATGAAGAGCTTATATTTAGTTGGGCCAAAAGTTTAATTAAAAGAAATTTAATTAGGTTAGTATATATTTTAAGAGAAATGGAGAATAAGGGGTTTTTAGAACATTTATCAGTAAACATGAAAGAGATAAGAAGGAGAACAAAGGAATTAGAGAGATAGGGCTTTAGGAGAAGGAATCTTAGGAGTGTTTGCTTATTTGTTTTTGCTGGATTTACAAGGTAGATGAATTATTCATCTAAGGGTGCCTTAATCATGAAAAGGTAGAAAGTTTTCTCTTAACCTCCAATAGGATTCTCTATTCTCTATTGTTTGATGTTAATATGATAAATGATGATTGTGATTCTGTTATTATGCAATGAATTGATTGAAATTCGTGTTTAATGTTGTATGGATTGTTGTTCATGTTAAATTGCTCATGAATAAAGTGTTTGTGTTGAAATTGATGGTTTTTGTATgttatataaatattattttcGGTGATTAATTGATGGAATAAGATATTAAATAAATGAGAATCAACATGATAATATGTGGTAAATGTGTATGTATCAATTCTGGATGTTTAAGTATGTTAGGATATGTTTGGATGGAGTTTGAAAGGGTTAACCATTGATGAAACATGATTTGAAACTAGAATTTTTGGAAAACAAAATAGCAGTGTCAATCGATTAACACCCTGGGATAATCGATAGATGTCAATCGATTGATTCTCCCAATTAATCGATTGACACAGTGccaaaatcagaaatttccatTTTAGTATTTTTGCCATAACTTTAGTTCCATAAATCCAAATGAGATGCGATTTGAAATGTTAGAAAACTAACGCGCATGGATATCACGTGGTGATGTATTAAGAGGATAGATGAGTGCTTAAATTTGTGAAAATTAATCATTTTAATTGTTACATAATAGTTAACGATAACGATAACGAACGGTTAATCATTGTAAATGAATGAATTAATATGATTGAGTGATGTGTGAATGTTTATTATATGTGTGAATATATGATGTGAAATCCAAGTATAATTATGTGAATTGTTGTACATACTTGCTGATGATTGTTGATATGCGTAGTTCGGAGTGAGAAGTATTATTGATGCATTAAAATACATGATTGTTTACAGTCAGATGTTAGGTTGTAATCATTGTTGTATTGTTGTAGTTGTATGATTTCTTACAGTCAGATGTTGGGTTATAATCATTTTGTGTTGTTATAGTTGTATGGCTTATAATCAGATGTTGGGTTATAATCATTATTGTGTTGTTGTCGCCTCATTATTGTATGATATGCATCATATGTTGTCGTTGTTGTGAAAGAGGCGAGTCACAAGTTCAGATATTGGGACTTGTGATTTGTCCCAAGCTCAGATGTTGGGGCTTGGAGCTCATATGTTTAGGCTCAGAGTTCAGATGTTGGAATCCGATTCATATGAAGAACCATTTTTTGAGTCGGTACCGCGTGTATATAAAGTTGAGTTATGAGTCTGGTTCAGAGAGGGGACTGTGACGAGCATGAGTTGAGTCAATTTTGCAtagcattacataatgttgtGCATATGAGATATTTGAGTGTTATTGAATACTCTTGTATGAATTTGTATGATTTAGAATGTGATGAATAACATTGTAATTAATGATTGATCGTGATGTGGGTGAAATATGAATATATGATATTTTGGTGCATGTTTCATATGTGTATGAATTGTGATATGTGAATCTACCATGATTGTTTTGTGCACCGATTGTTATTTGAATGTATTTTCACCCCTTTTTTATGTTGTTGCGGCAGTGCTTCTCTGGAGTACATACAACCAAGTACCTCAGTAGGAGCTTGATGTAAAGGATGTTG encodes:
- the LOC127125833 gene encoding DNA-binding protein S1FA3; this encodes MADDSEFAGKVPPNAGSQGFNPGLIVLLVVGGLLLTFLIGNIVLYTYAQKIIPPRKKKPVSKKKIKKERLRQGVSAPGE
- the LOC127125834 gene encoding cell number regulator 8, with amino-acid sequence MADDNKKLNHDEEANPLLHHHHHHQQQPPKAAEQPTQEELFHLWTADGVPIAHGSVMGQPIPRSPWNSSVCACLGQSDHFCSSDLEVCLLGSVAPCVLYGSNVERLGSNNSGTFANHCLHYSGLYVIGNSCCGWNCLAPWFSYPSRTAIRRRFNLEGSCEALNRSCGCCGSFLEDEAQREQCELACDFATHFFCHACALCQEGRELRRRVPHPGFNAQQVLVMIPPAEQAMGRGA